One Sporomusaceae bacterium ACPt DNA window includes the following coding sequences:
- a CDS encoding IS200/IS605 family transposase ISCth10 yields the protein MDDTKSLAHSKWRCKYHIVFAPKYRRQAIYGKIKSDIGVILRKLCEYKGVEILEANACPDHIHMLVSIPPKISVASFVGYLKGKSSLMIFDKHANLKYKYGNRHFWCKGYFVDTVGRNKEAIAKYIREQLQEDIIADQLSLKELTDPFTGEPVKKS from the coding sequence ATGGATGATACTAAGAGTTTAGCACATAGTAAATGGCGGTGTAAATATCATATAGTATTTGCACCAAAATATCGTAGACAGGCGATATATGGAAAAATAAAATCGGATATAGGTGTAATCCTAAGGAAGCTCTGTGAGTACAAAGGCGTGGAAATTCTAGAGGCCAACGCTTGCCCCGACCATATTCACATGCTAGTAAGTATACCACCGAAAATCAGTGTGGCGTCTTTTGTGGGATACTTAAAAGGGAAAAGTTCGCTAATGATATTTGATAAGCATGCGAATTTGAAATATAAGTATGGAAACAGACATTTCTGGTGCAAAGGATATTTTGTGGATACGGTGGGACGAAACAAAGAGGCAATAGCCAAATATATCCGTGAGCAGTTACAAGAAGATATAATTGCCGACCAGTTAAGTTTGAAGGAGTTGACAGACCCGTTTACGGGTGAGCCCGTGAAAAAGTCATAA